The proteins below are encoded in one region of Brevundimonas fontaquae:
- a CDS encoding Txe/YoeB family addiction module toxin translates to MKLTFQTYGWEDYLHWQDHDRKMLRKLNRLIIECQRTPFSGTGKPEPLKGDFAGWWSRRIDQEHRLVYRVTDDALLIAQCRYHYDR, encoded by the coding sequence ATGAAGCTGACCTTCCAGACCTACGGGTGGGAGGATTACCTTCACTGGCAAGATCATGATCGAAAGATGCTGCGAAAGCTCAATCGGCTGATCATTGAATGCCAGCGGACGCCTTTTTCCGGGACTGGAAAGCCAGAACCGTTGAAGGGCGATTTTGCGGGATGGTGGTCGCGGCGCATCGACCAGGAACATCGGCTCGTCTATCGCGTGACCGACGATGCGCTTTTGATCGCCCAATGCCGCTATCACTACGACCGATGA
- a CDS encoding MerR family transcriptional regulator: protein MATADDHRTYSIRQLCREFGATARALRFYEDKGLLTPARKGQTRVYDARDRARLKLILRGRRIGFTLQEIQDMMDLYDQKDHNVHQMAVALVRHRAQIAALKQQLEDIEGAIETAEQACAWMESKLSEHRPDLLPGAEDYEKLLRARLNHDHHHPFKARA from the coding sequence ATGGCCACCGCCGACGACCACCGCACCTATTCCATTCGCCAGCTGTGCCGCGAGTTCGGCGCAACGGCGCGCGCCCTGCGATTCTATGAGGACAAGGGCCTGCTGACGCCCGCGCGCAAGGGCCAGACCCGCGTCTATGACGCGCGCGACCGCGCCCGGCTGAAACTGATCCTGAGGGGCCGCCGCATCGGCTTCACCCTTCAGGAGATCCAAGACATGATGGATCTCTATGATCAGAAGGATCACAACGTCCATCAGATGGCCGTGGCCCTGGTGCGGCACCGCGCCCAGATCGCGGCGCTGAAACAGCAGCTGGAAGATATCGAAGGCGCCATCGAGACGGCCGAACAGGCCTGCGCCTGGATGGAATCCAAGCTGTCCGAACACCGCCCCGACCTGCTGCCGGGCGCCGAAGATTATGAGAAGCTGCTGCGCGCGCGTCTCAACCACGACCACCACCACCCCTTCAAAGCAAGAGCGTAA
- a CDS encoding DUF72 domain-containing protein — MTHSIHVGVGGWTFEPWRGVFYPEGLVQKRELEYAASKLTSIEINGTYYSTFKPDSWKKWRDETPDGFVFSVKASRYCTNRKVLSDGAESFDKFLSQGLTELGDKLGPINWQFMGTKKFDAEDFEGFLKLLPKEKDGVRLRHALEVRNPTFATEQFYDLARKYGAAIVYAVDDEEPTWPQIDEATADFSYARLMSSREDEATGMTATELDAVADQAKTWAKRGEVFAYFISGAKVRNPAAAQALIAKLK, encoded by the coding sequence ATGACCCATTCCATCCATGTCGGCGTCGGCGGCTGGACGTTTGAGCCGTGGCGCGGGGTCTTCTATCCGGAGGGCCTGGTTCAGAAGCGCGAGCTTGAATATGCGGCGTCGAAACTGACCTCGATCGAGATCAACGGCACCTATTATTCGACCTTCAAGCCCGACAGCTGGAAGAAATGGCGCGACGAGACGCCGGACGGCTTCGTCTTCTCGGTCAAGGCCAGCCGTTATTGCACCAATCGCAAGGTGCTGTCCGACGGCGCCGAAAGCTTCGACAAGTTTCTGAGCCAGGGCCTGACCGAACTGGGCGACAAGCTGGGCCCGATCAACTGGCAGTTCATGGGCACGAAGAAGTTCGATGCCGAAGACTTCGAGGGGTTCCTGAAGCTGTTACCCAAGGAGAAGGACGGAGTGCGCCTGCGGCATGCGCTTGAGGTTCGCAACCCGACCTTCGCCACCGAACAATTCTATGATCTGGCCCGCAAATACGGCGCGGCCATCGTCTATGCGGTCGATGACGAGGAGCCGACCTGGCCCCAGATCGACGAGGCGACCGCCGACTTCAGCTACGCCCGGCTGATGTCCAGCCGCGAGGATGAGGCGACCGGCATGACGGCGACCGAGCTGGATGCGGTGGCGGATCAAGCGAAAACCTGGGCCAAACGCGGCGAGGTCTTCGCCTATTTCATCTCGGGCGCGAAGGTTCGGAACCCGGCGGCGGCTCAGGCGCTGATCGCAAAGCTGAAATAG
- a CDS encoding glutamate--cysteine ligase: MTDNAPLTRTALIEAMSKGIKPKDQWRIGAEHEKFGFDKTTLARPAYDGPNGIKAMLEGLQRFGWSPVEENGFLIGLERRNSEGFVASVSLEPGGQFELSGAPLLTIHDICNETGQHLMEVKQVADQIGVGFLGAGFDPLWTREQVPVMPKGRYDIMRSYMPKVGTLGLDMMLRTCTIQANLDFDSEADMVMKFRTSLALQPIATALFACSPFTEGRPNGFLSARANVWTDTDADRTGMLGFVYEEGFGFERYADYALDTPMYFAKRDGKYVDASGQSFRDFQAGKLPALPGQYPTLKDWNDHLTTLFPEVRLKAYLEMRGADGGPWSRICALPALWAGVLYDAPSLAAAWDLVKDWDIADHERLRRDVTRLGLKAEVAGRSVRDIAVDLVNIAKQGLKNRAKFSGGMVDERGYLSELEDIADSGITPAERLLDLYHGAWQGDVKRIYADFAY; this comes from the coding sequence ATGACCGACAACGCGCCGCTGACCCGGACCGCCCTCATCGAGGCCATGTCCAAGGGGATCAAGCCCAAGGACCAGTGGCGCATCGGCGCCGAGCACGAGAAGTTCGGCTTCGACAAGACCACCCTGGCCCGCCCCGCCTATGACGGCCCGAACGGCATCAAGGCCATGCTGGAGGGGCTGCAACGCTTCGGCTGGTCGCCCGTCGAGGAAAACGGCTTCCTGATCGGACTGGAGCGCCGGAACAGCGAAGGCTTCGTCGCCTCGGTCAGCCTGGAGCCCGGCGGTCAGTTCGAGCTGTCGGGCGCGCCGCTTCTGACCATCCACGACATCTGCAACGAGACCGGCCAGCATCTGATGGAGGTCAAACAGGTCGCCGATCAGATCGGCGTCGGATTCCTGGGCGCCGGTTTCGACCCGCTGTGGACGCGCGAACAGGTGCCGGTAATGCCCAAGGGCCGCTACGACATCATGCGGTCCTATATGCCCAAGGTCGGGACCCTGGGTCTGGACATGATGCTGCGCACCTGCACCATCCAAGCGAACCTGGACTTCGATTCCGAAGCCGACATGGTGATGAAGTTCCGCACCTCGCTGGCGCTGCAACCCATCGCCACGGCCCTGTTCGCCTGTTCGCCCTTCACCGAGGGACGGCCCAACGGCTTCCTGTCGGCCCGCGCAAATGTCTGGACCGACACCGACGCCGACCGCACGGGCATGCTGGGCTTCGTGTACGAGGAGGGGTTCGGCTTCGAGCGCTACGCCGACTATGCGCTGGACACGCCGATGTATTTCGCCAAGCGCGACGGCAAATACGTCGACGCCTCGGGCCAGTCGTTCCGCGATTTCCAGGCCGGCAAACTGCCCGCCCTGCCCGGCCAGTATCCGACCCTGAAGGATTGGAACGACCATCTGACCACCCTGTTTCCCGAGGTGCGGCTGAAGGCCTATCTGGAAATGCGCGGCGCCGACGGCGGACCCTGGAGCCGGATCTGCGCTCTGCCCGCCCTGTGGGCCGGGGTTCTGTACGACGCCCCGTCGCTGGCCGCCGCCTGGGACCTGGTCAAGGACTGGGACATCGCCGACCACGAACGTCTGCGCCGCGACGTAACCCGCCTGGGTCTGAAGGCCGAGGTGGCGGGCCGATCGGTGCGCGACATCGCCGTCGACCTGGTGAACATCGCCAAACAGGGGCTGAAGAACCGCGCCAAATTCTCGGGCGGCATGGTGGACGAGCGCGGCTATCTTTCGGAACTGGAAGACATCGCCGACAGCGGGATCACCCCGGCTGAGCGCCTGCTGGATCTGTATCACGGCGCCTGGCAGGGCGACGTGAAGCGCATCTACGCCGACTTCGCCTACTAG
- a CDS encoding 16S rRNA (uracil(1498)-N(3))-methyltransferase, whose amino-acid sequence MIRLHVTSPLAAAAPVAPTLDQSRYLTQVMRLKAGDDLLVFNGRDGEWRCTVAEVLKKGVILRAEEQVRPQTFGPDLELIVAVVKKARVETIVEKAAELGARRVRLVLTKRTNADRIRLDRLDAIAEEAAEQTGRMDVPAVDDPIKLDALLDGWETGRRLMFCDETGGAPAVSSLRDAGEGPWSILIGPEGGFSPEEGERLLSLPFTTAVSLGPRILRADTAAIAAMTLWQAAVGDWER is encoded by the coding sequence ATGATCCGCCTTCACGTCACATCGCCGCTCGCCGCCGCCGCTCCCGTCGCGCCCACGCTGGACCAGTCCCGCTATCTCACCCAGGTCATGCGTCTGAAGGCCGGGGACGATCTGCTGGTATTCAACGGGCGCGATGGGGAGTGGCGCTGTACGGTCGCGGAAGTGCTGAAGAAGGGCGTGATACTGCGCGCCGAGGAACAGGTGCGACCCCAGACCTTCGGCCCCGATCTGGAACTGATCGTTGCGGTGGTGAAGAAGGCGCGGGTCGAGACCATCGTGGAAAAGGCCGCCGAGCTGGGCGCGCGCCGGGTGCGGCTGGTCCTGACGAAACGCACCAACGCCGACCGCATCCGCCTGGACCGGCTGGACGCCATCGCCGAGGAAGCCGCCGAACAGACCGGGCGGATGGACGTGCCCGCCGTTGATGATCCGATCAAGCTGGACGCCCTGCTGGACGGCTGGGAGACCGGACGCCGGCTGATGTTCTGCGACGAGACCGGCGGGGCGCCCGCCGTCTCGTCCCTGCGCGACGCAGGCGAAGGCCCCTGGTCCATCCTGATCGGGCCGGAGGGCGGGTTCTCGCCGGAAGAGGGCGAGCGGCTGCTGTCCCTGCCCTTCACCACCGCCGTGTCGCTGGGCCCGCGCATCCTGCGCGCCGACACCGCCGCCATCGCCGCCATGACCCTGTGGCAGGCGGCCGTCGGTGATTGGGAACGATAA
- a CDS encoding DoxX family protein, with protein MTISTFTTAPSRNRAAYANIALWTLQGWIAMFFIAAGYAKLTEPMTNLINLMGWPAVAPENMVRGLGVVEIVLAMGVLSPLISWRAGRPLLLTAAVGLIVMEAAMMTIHALSQDFGLAAVNAVLLAITVPVLLGRRKA; from the coding sequence ATGACCATATCGACCTTCACCACCGCGCCGTCGCGCAACCGCGCCGCCTACGCCAACATCGCCCTTTGGACGCTGCAGGGGTGGATCGCGATGTTCTTCATCGCCGCCGGCTACGCCAAGCTGACCGAGCCGATGACCAATCTGATCAATCTGATGGGCTGGCCCGCCGTCGCGCCCGAGAACATGGTGCGCGGCCTGGGCGTGGTCGAGATCGTTCTGGCCATGGGCGTGCTGAGCCCGCTGATCTCGTGGCGAGCGGGTCGCCCCCTGCTGCTGACCGCGGCGGTCGGCCTGATCGTCATGGAAGCGGCCATGATGACGATCCACGCGCTGAGCCAGGACTTCGGACTGGCGGCGGTCAACGCGGTCCTGCTGGCCATCACCGTCCCCGTGCTGCTGGGCCGCCGCAAAGCGTAA
- a CDS encoding type II toxin-antitoxin system ParD family antitoxin codes for MATMNISLPDPMKAWVEEQAKSGRYANTSDVVRDLIRREQVKAEKIANMQRLIDEGRASGISQMTMADIRAEALSRIAARRKAE; via the coding sequence ATGGCGACGATGAACATCTCCCTGCCCGATCCCATGAAGGCCTGGGTCGAGGAACAGGCGAAATCCGGGCGCTACGCCAACACGTCGGACGTGGTGCGCGATCTGATCCGCCGCGAGCAAGTCAAGGCAGAGAAGATCGCCAACATGCAGCGCCTGATCGATGAAGGCCGGGCCAGCGGGATCAGCCAGATGACCATGGCGGATATTCGCGCCGAGGCCCTGTCACGCATCGCCGCGCGACGCAAAGCAGAATGA
- a CDS encoding acyl-CoA dehydrogenase C-terminal domain-containing protein, translated as MAYKAPVRDFTFILNEVLEIDRYTNQPGFQDVSSDLVSQILEEGAKFADEVIAPINNPGDKEGCHWAEGGVVTGPKGWKEAYKAMSEAGWMALAADPAYGGQGMPSVVASAFGQMTAGASAAFSMYPGLTAGAYAGIHANASEELKQKYLPKMATGEWSGTMNLTEPQCGTDLGLVRTKAVPNGDGSYSITGQKIWISAGEHDFADNIIHTVLARVEGAVPGIKGLSLFVVPKFLVNEDGSLGERNSLECAGLEHKMGIHGNATAVMQYDGAKGWLIGEEGRGMNNMFVVMNEARLGTGLQGLAIGTAAYQAAVEFAKDRLQGRSLTGPKNPDGPADSIMVHPDVRRMLLESKAFVEGGQAFILWTALHADLEKSEDAAVAQKAKDYMGLLTPVLKAYLTDKGFHVASLGMQVHGGSGYTEHFTASQYLRDARITMIYEGTNGIQALDLVGRKLPANGGRAIMTWFGEIDAFVAENSGNEAIKPFVDGLADVKAKLQDGTMWLMQNGMANPDNAGAASTDYLNVFGLTALAYMWAQMAKVAQAQVEAGSTDPYYANKLQTGRYFVERILPDAEAHLKKMKTGADVLMAMPAEAF; from the coding sequence ATGGCCTACAAGGCGCCTGTCCGCGACTTCACCTTCATCCTGAATGAAGTGCTGGAGATCGACCGCTACACCAACCAGCCGGGCTTCCAGGACGTCTCTTCGGATCTGGTCAGCCAGATCCTGGAAGAAGGCGCCAAGTTCGCCGACGAGGTCATCGCCCCGATAAACAATCCGGGCGACAAGGAAGGCTGCCACTGGGCCGAGGGCGGCGTGGTCACCGGACCCAAGGGCTGGAAGGAAGCCTACAAGGCCATGTCAGAAGCGGGCTGGATGGCGCTGGCCGCCGACCCGGCCTATGGCGGTCAGGGCATGCCCAGCGTGGTGGCCTCGGCTTTTGGCCAGATGACGGCGGGCGCATCGGCCGCCTTCTCCATGTATCCCGGCCTGACGGCCGGCGCCTATGCCGGCATCCACGCCAATGCCTCCGAAGAGCTGAAGCAGAAATACCTGCCCAAGATGGCGACCGGCGAATGGTCGGGCACGATGAACCTGACAGAGCCCCAGTGCGGCACGGACTTAGGGCTGGTGCGCACCAAGGCCGTGCCGAACGGCGACGGCTCCTATTCGATCACCGGCCAGAAGATCTGGATCTCGGCGGGCGAGCACGACTTCGCCGACAACATCATCCACACGGTGCTGGCCCGCGTCGAAGGCGCGGTTCCGGGCATCAAGGGCCTGTCGCTGTTCGTCGTGCCCAAGTTCCTGGTCAATGAGGACGGTTCGCTGGGCGAGCGCAACAGCCTGGAATGCGCCGGCCTCGAGCACAAGATGGGCATCCACGGCAACGCCACCGCCGTCATGCAGTACGACGGCGCCAAGGGCTGGCTGATCGGCGAAGAAGGCCGCGGCATGAACAATATGTTCGTCGTGATGAACGAAGCCCGCCTCGGCACCGGCCTGCAGGGTCTGGCCATCGGCACCGCCGCCTATCAGGCCGCCGTCGAGTTCGCCAAGGACCGCCTGCAAGGCCGTTCGCTGACCGGACCGAAGAACCCGGACGGCCCGGCGGACAGCATCATGGTCCACCCCGACGTGCGCCGCATGCTGCTGGAATCCAAGGCCTTCGTCGAAGGCGGCCAGGCCTTCATCCTGTGGACCGCGCTTCACGCCGATCTGGAGAAGTCCGAGGACGCCGCCGTGGCCCAGAAGGCCAAGGATTACATGGGCCTGCTGACGCCGGTGCTGAAGGCCTATCTGACCGACAAGGGCTTCCACGTCGCCTCGCTGGGCATGCAGGTGCATGGCGGATCGGGCTACACCGAACACTTCACCGCCTCGCAGTATCTGCGCGACGCCCGCATCACCATGATCTACGAGGGCACCAACGGCATCCAGGCGCTGGACCTGGTCGGCCGCAAGCTGCCCGCCAACGGCGGCCGCGCCATCATGACCTGGTTCGGCGAGATCGACGCCTTCGTCGCCGAGAACAGCGGCAATGAAGCCATCAAGCCCTTCGTCGACGGCCTGGCCGACGTGAAGGCCAAGCTGCAGGACGGCACCATGTGGCTGATGCAGAACGGCATGGCCAATCCAGACAACGCCGGCGCCGCCTCGACCGACTATCTGAACGTCTTCGGCCTGACGGCGCTGGCCTATATGTGGGCGCAGATGGCCAAGGTCGCGCAAGCGCAGGTCGAGGCCGGTTCGACCGACCCCTACTACGCCAACAAGCTTCAGACCGGCCGCTACTTCGTCGAGCGCATCCTGCCCGACGCGGAAGCCCATCTGAAGAAGATGAAGACCGGCGCCGACGTGCTGATGGCCATGCCGGCCGAGGCGTTCTGA
- a CDS encoding helix-turn-helix domain-containing protein — protein sequence MIMIQLDRLLLERRMSLTELSDRVGVTLANLSILKTGKARAVRFSTLDALCRELDCQPGDLIVQTPGPQPED from the coding sequence ATGATCATGATCCAACTGGACCGGCTGCTGCTCGAACGCCGGATGTCCCTGACCGAACTGTCCGACCGCGTCGGCGTCACCCTGGCCAATCTGTCGATCCTGAAGACCGGCAAGGCCCGCGCGGTGCGCTTCTCCACCCTGGACGCCCTGTGCCGCGAACTGGACTGCCAGCCTGGCGACCTGATTGTCCAGACGCCGGGGCCGCAGCCCGAAGACTGA
- a CDS encoding type II toxin-antitoxin system RelE/ParE family toxin encodes MSGYRLSKEASEDLVAIYIQGHDQFGPRQADGYLDELDALFRRLAASPGMARLRLEYDPPIRVFAFKAHVIIYDQEQDGVLIQRVRHGHEDWQGATGDERSEP; translated from the coding sequence ATGAGCGGCTATCGGTTGTCGAAGGAGGCGAGCGAGGATCTCGTCGCCATCTACATCCAGGGACACGACCAATTCGGTCCGCGACAGGCCGACGGCTATCTGGACGAACTCGACGCCCTGTTTCGGCGGTTGGCGGCCTCTCCCGGCATGGCCCGACTGCGTCTGGAATACGATCCGCCCATCCGCGTGTTCGCCTTCAAGGCCCACGTGATAATCTACGATCAGGAACAGGACGGCGTCCTCATCCAGCGGGTTCGTCACGGACACGAGGATTGGCAAGGCGCGACCGGCGACGAACGGAGCGAACCATGA
- a CDS encoding acyl-CoA dehydrogenase family protein, with protein MNVLGSPDPEFMREEEITLFSDSVGKWIDEHAPLEKVQQWIADSSVPRQLWNDAGESGLLGLSLPEEDGGFGGDYRHEVVLMRQLGWKGADHFGISLHNAIVMPYIWHYGTEEQKQRWLPRLQSGELVGAIAMTEPGAGSDLQGVKTTAVKSGNGYVVNGSKTFITNGQLANFLIVVAKTDPAEGAKGTSLIVVETDGAEGFERGRNLHKIGMEANDTSELFFNDVKVPGDNIIGGTEGQGFVQLMQQLPQERLNIAVQGVAAAERGLEATLAYVKERKAFGKRVIDFQNTQFKLAEVKTKLTVAKVFTDHCIGLHLQGKLDAATASMAKYWVTDIQGETIDEMLQLHGGYGYMNEYPIAQLYKDARVQRIYGGTNEIMKLLIARTL; from the coding sequence ATGAACGTGCTGGGCAGCCCCGATCCCGAATTCATGCGTGAAGAAGAGATCACCCTCTTCTCCGACAGCGTCGGCAAATGGATCGACGAGCACGCGCCGCTCGAGAAGGTGCAGCAATGGATCGCCGACTCGTCGGTGCCGCGTCAGCTCTGGAACGACGCGGGCGAGTCGGGTCTGCTCGGCCTGTCGCTGCCTGAAGAGGACGGCGGTTTTGGCGGCGACTATCGGCACGAGGTCGTCTTGATGCGTCAGCTGGGCTGGAAGGGCGCGGACCACTTCGGCATTTCGCTGCACAATGCGATCGTCATGCCCTACATCTGGCATTACGGCACCGAGGAGCAGAAGCAGCGTTGGCTGCCGCGCCTGCAATCGGGCGAACTGGTCGGCGCCATCGCCATGACCGAACCGGGCGCCGGCTCGGACCTGCAAGGCGTCAAGACCACGGCGGTCAAGTCGGGCAACGGCTATGTCGTCAACGGCTCCAAGACCTTCATCACCAACGGCCAGCTGGCCAACTTCCTGATCGTGGTCGCCAAGACCGATCCGGCCGAGGGCGCCAAGGGCACCTCGCTGATCGTGGTCGAGACCGATGGCGCTGAAGGGTTCGAGCGCGGTCGCAACCTGCACAAGATCGGCATGGAGGCCAACGACACCTCCGAACTGTTCTTCAACGATGTGAAGGTCCCCGGCGACAACATCATCGGCGGGACCGAGGGCCAGGGCTTCGTCCAGCTGATGCAGCAGCTGCCCCAGGAGCGGCTGAACATCGCCGTCCAGGGCGTCGCCGCCGCCGAGCGCGGCCTTGAGGCGACGCTGGCCTACGTCAAGGAGCGCAAGGCGTTCGGCAAACGCGTCATCGACTTCCAGAATACCCAGTTCAAACTCGCCGAGGTCAAGACCAAGCTGACCGTCGCCAAGGTCTTCACCGACCACTGCATCGGCCTGCATCTGCAGGGCAAACTCGACGCCGCCACCGCCTCCATGGCCAAATACTGGGTCACCGACATCCAGGGCGAGACCATCGACGAGATGCTGCAGTTGCACGGCGGTTACGGCTATATGAACGAATATCCGATCGCCCAACTGTACAAGGACGCCCGCGTCCAACGCATCTACGGCGGCACCAACGAGATCATGAAGCTCTTGATCGCGAGGACGCTGTAG
- a CDS encoding ATP-binding protein: MTCSSVATLAFPTADVDLDTFFDVSLDLLVVRELDGRVVKASASWFTMLGYRPDEIEGQGLLRLIHPDDHAATRQSIVEVENRRPGDPVLGQVNRYRHKAGHYVTVEWRAHRQGDRIYGIARDVTEKVAAERALREATAAAEAANAAKSEFLANMSHEIRTPLNGVIGIVDALSRTDLTPEQAEMVALIASSGVTLERLVSDILDVSKIEAGHLDLESRPFDLDEAVSAPLDVMRLKAEAKGLRFDTRRDADARGLFVGDSTRIRQVLDNLLSNAIKFTHQGSVAVVIAVDEDSDGLTQLTLRVEDTGVGFSSDHAARLFDRFSQADSTITRRFGGTGLGLSICRSLVELMGGRISAASTPGVGSRFTVEIPLTRAASLTEHDAQRRARAAEADRALAPLRVLLAEDHPVNQRVVQLILAAHAMQVVTVADGEQALAAFQSETFDLILMDMQMPGMDGLTATRAIRHVEAARAAQARTPIIMLSANAMSEHRDQARDAGADLHVPKPITAASLLAGIQVATAP, encoded by the coding sequence ATGACCTGTTCGTCCGTTGCGACCCTGGCCTTCCCCACAGCCGATGTCGATCTGGACACCTTCTTCGATGTGTCGCTGGATCTGCTGGTGGTGCGCGAGCTGGATGGGCGCGTGGTCAAGGCCAGCGCCTCCTGGTTCACCATGCTGGGCTATCGGCCCGACGAGATCGAGGGTCAGGGCCTGTTGCGTCTGATCCACCCGGACGACCATGCCGCCACCCGCCAAAGCATCGTCGAGGTCGAAAACCGGCGGCCGGGCGATCCGGTCCTGGGCCAGGTCAACCGCTATCGCCACAAGGCCGGCCATTATGTCACCGTCGAATGGCGCGCCCATCGTCAGGGCGACCGCATCTATGGCATCGCGCGCGACGTGACCGAAAAGGTCGCCGCCGAACGCGCCCTGCGCGAGGCCACCGCCGCCGCCGAGGCCGCCAATGCCGCGAAGTCCGAATTCCTGGCCAATATGAGCCACGAGATCCGCACGCCCTTGAACGGCGTGATCGGGATCGTCGACGCCCTGTCGCGCACCGACCTGACGCCCGAGCAGGCCGAGATGGTCGCCCTGATCGCAAGCTCCGGCGTGACACTGGAGCGACTGGTGTCCGACATTCTGGACGTATCCAAGATCGAGGCCGGGCATCTGGACCTGGAAAGCCGACCCTTCGATCTCGACGAGGCCGTCTCCGCCCCGCTGGACGTGATGCGGTTGAAGGCCGAGGCCAAGGGATTGCGCTTCGATACTCGCCGCGACGCCGATGCGCGCGGACTGTTCGTCGGCGACAGCACCCGCATCCGTCAGGTGCTGGACAATCTGCTGTCCAACGCCATCAAGTTCACCCATCAGGGCTCCGTCGCCGTTGTCATCGCGGTAGACGAGGATTCCGACGGCCTGACCCAGCTGACGCTGCGGGTCGAGGATACCGGCGTCGGCTTTTCTTCCGACCACGCGGCCCGTCTTTTCGATCGGTTCAGCCAGGCCGACAGCACCATCACGCGCCGGTTCGGCGGCACGGGCCTGGGCCTGTCGATCTGTCGTTCGCTGGTCGAACTGATGGGTGGGCGGATTTCCGCCGCCTCCACGCCGGGCGTCGGCAGCCGGTTCACGGTCGAGATACCGCTGACGCGCGCCGCCTCCCTGACCGAACACGATGCCCAACGGCGCGCTCGTGCGGCCGAAGCCGACCGCGCCCTGGCGCCCCTGCGCGTGCTGCTGGCCGAGGATCACCCGGTCAATCAGCGCGTCGTTCAGTTGATCCTGGCGGCCCACGCCATGCAGGTCGTCACCGTCGCGGATGGCGAACAGGCCCTGGCCGCCTTCCAGTCCGAGACCTTCGACCTGATCCTGATGGACATGCAGATGCCGGGCATGGACGGCCTGACCGCCACCCGCGCCATTCGCCATGTCGAGGCCGCGCGCGCCGCTCAGGCCCGCACGCCGATCATCATGCTCAGCGCCAACGCCATGAGCGAGCACCGCGACCAGGCGCGCGACGCCGGCGCCGACCTGCACGTCCCCAAACCCATCACCGCCGCCAGCCTGCTGGCCGGCATACAGGTGGCGACCGCGCCCTGA
- a CDS encoding type II toxin-antitoxin system Phd/YefM family antitoxin, which produces MSVTELRKNLAAAIDRVTADHDYTIITREGGKPAAVLMSLEDFASWQETEYLLRSPANAARLREAISELDAGGGQVRELIEE; this is translated from the coding sequence ATGTCCGTCACCGAACTCCGCAAGAACCTCGCCGCGGCCATCGACCGGGTGACGGCGGATCATGACTACACCATCATCACGCGCGAGGGCGGCAAACCCGCAGCGGTGCTGATGTCGTTGGAAGACTTCGCCTCTTGGCAAGAGACCGAGTACCTGCTGCGCAGCCCGGCGAACGCCGCGCGATTGCGTGAGGCGATCTCCGAACTCGATGCGGGCGGCGGTCAGGTTCGCGAACTGATCGAAGAATGA